In Xylanibacter ruminicola 23, a single genomic region encodes these proteins:
- a CDS encoding linear amide C-N hydrolase: MKKVLKIALFSVMGLVVLLGIAVWLEFGHLVKGANSCVKLDDGLYYMEYKGDDGFDGLMAKGGIAKADELAGYAIEFLSKGHYKPEISTSKQTYGCSALTVNTPEGDILMGRNFDFTSAIGVIMHCIPDKGYETITTFNVEFYNFGENYKPEGFKNQYMALTGLFVALDGINEKGLAIADLMAGDTVQTHQNTSKPDLTTTAAIPYMLKNAATVDEALKLLEGIDMHSDIGSAHHYAMADATGKRVVVEYVDNKMVVVESPAVANHYLCEQKLNAGLEPGDKRYDMLCERYAENNGVMNMEQLTNAIASVSQPQREGFLGTAWTMVMNLKHPSVTYYSQRHYNKPFCFSLKSTAE; the protein is encoded by the coding sequence ATGAAGAAAGTATTGAAAATTGCGCTATTCAGCGTCATGGGATTGGTTGTATTACTGGGAATTGCCGTGTGGTTGGAGTTCGGCCATCTGGTTAAAGGTGCAAACTCGTGTGTGAAACTGGACGACGGATTGTACTACATGGAGTACAAGGGCGACGACGGGTTTGACGGACTGATGGCCAAGGGTGGCATAGCTAAAGCCGACGAGCTGGCCGGATATGCCATCGAATTCCTGTCGAAGGGTCATTACAAGCCCGAAATCAGTACATCGAAGCAGACATACGGATGCTCGGCACTGACCGTAAACACGCCTGAGGGCGACATTCTGATGGGGCGCAACTTTGATTTCACATCGGCCATTGGCGTGATAATGCATTGCATCCCCGACAAAGGCTACGAAACAATTACCACCTTTAACGTGGAGTTCTACAACTTTGGCGAGAACTATAAACCCGAGGGATTTAAGAATCAGTATATGGCGCTTACAGGACTATTTGTGGCGCTGGACGGTATTAACGAGAAGGGACTGGCCATTGCCGACCTGATGGCTGGCGACACTGTGCAGACGCACCAGAACACCAGCAAACCCGACCTGACCACAACGGCTGCCATACCTTATATGCTGAAAAATGCTGCTACCGTTGACGAGGCGCTAAAACTGCTGGAGGGGATAGATATGCACTCGGACATAGGTTCGGCTCACCACTATGCGATGGCCGATGCTACGGGCAAAAGGGTAGTAGTGGAGTATGTGGACAATAAAATGGTGGTGGTAGAATCGCCTGCTGTGGCTAACCACTATCTGTGCGAGCAGAAACTGAATGCGGGTTTGGAGCCTGGCGATAAGCGTTACGACATGCTATGCGAGCGATATGCCGAAAACAACGGTGTGATGAACATGGAACAGCTTACAAACGCGATTGCATCGGTATCGCAACCACAGCGCGAAGGGTTCCTGGGCACAGCCTGGACCATGGTGATGAACCTGAAGCACCCTTCGGTTACCTATTATTCGCAGCGCCACTATAACAAGCCATTCTGCTTTAGTCTGAAATCGACTGCTGAGTAA
- a CDS encoding D-Ala-D-Ala carboxypeptidase family metallohydrolase, translating into MKRLCVWLEELRKRYNEKYGVGEEPIHINSGYRSPQLNKKVGGVAGSNHLTGCAVDIRVLGTEQLIRYANILLDYADESHQDFDELLIEKNRYGAIWLHFAVRPFSNRRKVNFINA; encoded by the coding sequence ATGAAGCGATTGTGTGTTTGGCTGGAAGAGTTAAGGAAGCGGTATAATGAGAAATATGGAGTAGGCGAGGAGCCCATCCATATAAACTCGGGGTATCGCAGTCCGCAGTTAAATAAAAAGGTTGGCGGAGTAGCTGGCAGTAACCACCTTACGGGGTGCGCCGTTGATATCCGGGTGTTGGGCACAGAGCAATTAATACGCTATGCAAATATACTGCTGGATTATGCGGATGAGAGCCATCAGGACTTCGACGAGCTACTGATTGAGAAGAACCGCTACGGTGCCATCTGGCTGCACTTTGCGGTACGTCCATTCAGTAATCGACGCAAAGTGAACTTTATTAATGCATAA
- a CDS encoding DUF3127 domain-containing protein translates to MNTMILRVKKCGVMTTVQSEKSENGVLDKRTLVLQMLGGKYEDSFVVTALGSLATIEWTEGELVACSMSFRTHEHNGQVYMDVIANEIQKIKH, encoded by the coding sequence ATGAACACAATGATTTTAAGAGTGAAAAAGTGCGGTGTGATGACTACCGTACAGAGTGAGAAAAGTGAGAATGGCGTACTTGACAAGCGTACACTGGTACTGCAGATGTTGGGTGGCAAGTATGAGGACAGCTTTGTGGTAACAGCCCTGGGCAGTTTGGCCACCATCGAGTGGACTGAGGGCGAGCTGGTTGCCTGTAGCATGAGCTTCAGAACCCACGAACACAACGGACAGGTGTACATGGACGTGATTGCGAACGAAATCCAAAAGATTAAACATTAA
- a CDS encoding pilus assembly protein HicB produces MNNMKVEAIVERTDNGYYSIACDAQIGNFCLGGYGNSVDEAKADMAAIVKEAQEEYVKEHGSLPKNLQEIKIEYKYDLQSFFNYFEWINISKFAKFAGINESKMRQYKIGAAYAGEKTKEKILVAIQKMSADLAAVSL; encoded by the coding sequence ATGAATAATATGAAGGTTGAAGCAATTGTGGAAAGAACAGACAATGGTTATTACTCCATTGCATGCGATGCCCAGATTGGAAACTTCTGTTTGGGTGGGTATGGAAACAGTGTTGACGAAGCCAAAGCCGACATGGCAGCTATCGTGAAGGAAGCTCAGGAAGAATACGTGAAAGAACACGGCAGTCTTCCCAAGAATCTTCAGGAAATCAAGATTGAGTACAAATACGATCTACAGTCCTTTTTCAATTACTTCGAATGGATTAACATCAGCAAATTTGCCAAGTTTGCAGGTATCAACGAAAGTAAAATGCGCCAATACAAGATAGGTGCTGCCTATGCAGGCGAAAAGACCAAAGAAAAAATCTTGGTAGCCATCCAAAAAATGAGCGCAGATCTAGCTGCCGTTTCATTATAG
- a CDS encoding AAA family ATPase codes for MILKELEIRNFRSYYGNENRFEFNPTGLTLIIGDNGDGKTTFFEALEWLFDTTGLREKDEIFNISEMRKSQMIVGDEDEVRVTIKFDHEGEKELTKAFSFRKTDANAVEIVSREFYGYRFNGIEREQIDGRQILNSCFDAEIRRYSMFKGETQLDIFHEDTEALKRLLRTFSDITRLDKFAELTLSLKEQASKAHSNELKKDKKTAQEAQRLEHVLNRIESEISDTRRQIKDQEENSRVYKGKLDKMVDNREIKEKLDSINERIKDYEEKVRRMRSYTNVDFNTSLLDNQWILCAYPKIFEEFKKKVSLFSKERRKQHDEYLIEKGKQQQLAALALPEGKTKLPWFVPNEEYLVEMIDDECCKVCGRPAPKGSEAYEFMVQKLQEALKNRQKQQKTEDEDIFKFNYVEELQHLSISYGGPKERSVANRTDTIQQELEFIADRTKEMQKWQQALDDAKDEKSRTLSQLNGISEEDINRSAKDVRDFMNRHESAQQRLGELRVILEGLRKEKEETESELSSLDTGNKEVTRLGRIHNIFDHIYKAFVSARETNRKNFISHLKTLSNKYLAELSGNDFHGIIEMMRSQETESIDVVLRSENGTIVTSPSESQKTTMYMAVLFAIAKVTAEKRETEYPLIFDAPTSSFGQMKETEFYEIINKIQKQCVIVTKDMLEFDAATQKSNIKSAAYSLSCPIYRIEKDRVGFNKNDLSTIRVRTTKIK; via the coding sequence ATGATTTTAAAAGAACTTGAAATACGTAACTTTCGCAGTTACTATGGAAATGAGAATCGATTTGAGTTTAATCCAACAGGACTCACATTAATTATCGGAGACAATGGAGATGGTAAAACCACTTTCTTCGAAGCCTTAGAATGGCTGTTTGATACAACGGGATTACGTGAGAAGGATGAAATCTTCAATATATCGGAGATGCGTAAGTCTCAAATGATTGTAGGCGATGAAGATGAAGTTCGTGTTACAATTAAATTTGATCATGAGGGCGAAAAGGAATTGACGAAAGCTTTTTCCTTTAGAAAGACCGATGCTAACGCGGTTGAAATTGTGTCAAGAGAATTCTATGGTTACCGTTTCAATGGTATCGAACGTGAGCAAATTGATGGTCGACAGATACTTAATTCGTGCTTTGATGCAGAGATTCGTAGATACAGTATGTTTAAAGGCGAAACTCAACTTGATATTTTCCACGAAGATACTGAAGCATTAAAGCGATTACTAAGAACCTTCTCAGATATAACTCGACTTGACAAGTTTGCTGAACTAACTCTTAGTTTAAAAGAACAAGCAAGTAAGGCTCATTCAAACGAGTTGAAGAAAGATAAGAAAACGGCACAGGAGGCTCAGCGTTTAGAACATGTACTTAATAGAATTGAGAGTGAAATCTCAGATACACGTCGGCAAATTAAAGATCAAGAAGAGAACTCTCGAGTCTATAAGGGTAAACTCGATAAAATGGTTGACAATCGTGAAATTAAAGAAAAGCTTGATTCTATCAATGAGAGAATAAAGGACTACGAGGAGAAAGTCAGAAGAATGAGGAGCTATACTAATGTAGACTTTAATACTTCTCTATTAGATAATCAGTGGATATTGTGTGCTTATCCAAAGATTTTTGAGGAATTCAAGAAAAAAGTTTCTTTATTCAGTAAAGAGCGTCGTAAACAACATGACGAATATTTAATTGAAAAAGGTAAACAACAGCAATTGGCTGCTTTGGCTCTTCCTGAAGGTAAAACAAAACTTCCATGGTTCGTTCCAAATGAAGAATATTTGGTGGAAATGATTGATGATGAATGTTGTAAAGTTTGCGGAAGACCAGCTCCCAAAGGTTCAGAAGCATATGAATTTATGGTTCAAAAACTTCAAGAAGCGTTAAAAAATAGACAGAAACAACAGAAGACTGAGGATGAGGATATTTTTAAATTCAATTATGTTGAAGAATTACAGCACCTCAGTATAAGTTATGGCGGTCCAAAAGAACGTTCTGTCGCTAATCGCACCGATACGATTCAACAGGAATTGGAATTTATTGCTGACCGTACCAAGGAAATGCAGAAATGGCAACAAGCGCTTGATGATGCTAAGGACGAGAAGTCTCGGACATTATCACAACTGAATGGCATTTCGGAGGAAGATATTAATCGTTCTGCTAAGGATGTCCGCGATTTTATGAATAGGCATGAGTCTGCCCAGCAAAGATTAGGAGAATTGCGTGTGATACTTGAAGGTCTACGTAAAGAGAAGGAAGAAACTGAGAGTGAGTTGTCTTCTTTGGATACTGGTAACAAGGAAGTAACCAGACTTGGGCGTATACACAATATCTTTGATCATATCTATAAGGCTTTTGTTTCTGCACGCGAGACCAATCGTAAGAATTTTATTTCTCACCTCAAAACACTCTCTAACAAGTATTTAGCAGAACTAAGTGGTAACGATTTCCATGGAATCATTGAAATGATGCGCAGTCAGGAAACTGAAAGTATAGATGTTGTGCTCAGGAGTGAAAATGGTACTATAGTGACCAGTCCGTCTGAGTCGCAAAAGACAACGATGTATATGGCGGTCCTCTTTGCTATAGCTAAAGTTACTGCAGAGAAAAGAGAAACTGAATATCCACTGATCTTTGATGCGCCTACATCTTCATTTGGACAAATGAAGGAAACAGAATTCTACGAAATAATCAATAAAATCCAGAAACAGTGTGTTATTGTAACCAAAGATATGTTAGAATTTGATGCGGCTACCCAAAAAAGCAATATCAAATCTGCTGCGTACTCTCTTTCATGTCCAATCTATAGAATAGAAAAGGATAGGGTGGGCTTTAACAAAAACGATCTTTCTACAATTAGAGTAAGAACTACAAAAATTAAGTAA
- a CDS encoding DEAD/DEAH box helicase family protein, translating to MLKNDVIWPSHRQFDSRTEWEPVGFFSECLCNATSFDLMLGFFSSSAIEVLADGFALFLYHGGKMRLIINDVLTQADKDFIAKGKEGSVLDFFDIDNLEKIKNTLSKRNRHFYDCLSFLIQENRLEIKIIRPRDSVGISHPKQGVFSDAYNSICFNGSCNFSRNALIENIESISIDCDWDGSVAENRVRHNKELFQTAFAEQNPNYVYVDASKIRSNIQNCFRKKEIEELLEEEEEIIRKEKKEYPINNNVAYALKRTREKVNNVISLIKEKYNHSEEDQDLPAFPYVTGPHEYQNKAFEKWVANKQKGLFAMATGTGKTITSLNCLLNIYKGKAGCYKAIILVPTTVLVDQWAVECKKFHFDSIIKVYSKNVSWKKSLDNIILQEKINDDNKLNYIIISTYASFARDNVFTILTQLPRKKVLFIADECHNIGAGKIKVRLPYIPYGRRIGLSATPQRQFDDAGNNAINDFFGIKEDYTFEYTMQQAIQEGKLCQYYYYPHVVYLNSEEMQEYNELSVKLAKYYLVDSDRFKKDDILMSLLLKRKRIIHKASGKKTVFYDILKDRIKTNGSLKYSLIYVPEGNEPAEYFDNDSDSQDTISDDVETQHLIDEYTRIVAEVDPHTTVMQFTSETANRDGILEKFSKGQLDVLTSMKCLDEGVDVPRSEMAIFCASTGNPRQFIQRRGRILRTHEDKKYAIIHDLVVAPKIDYAMSSYKMERNLLNNEMKRVREFANLSQNSSDTVKELEDILTYYNLPIF from the coding sequence ATGCTGAAGAATGATGTAATATGGCCAAGTCACAGGCAATTTGATTCCAGAACAGAGTGGGAACCGGTAGGTTTCTTTTCAGAATGTCTGTGCAATGCTACATCGTTTGATTTGATGTTAGGCTTTTTCTCCTCTTCTGCCATAGAAGTTTTGGCTGATGGTTTTGCTTTGTTCTTATATCATGGAGGGAAAATGCGTCTTATCATCAATGATGTACTTACGCAAGCAGATAAGGATTTTATAGCTAAAGGAAAAGAAGGAAGTGTTCTTGATTTCTTTGATATAGACAATTTGGAGAAAATTAAAAATACACTTTCAAAGAGAAATCGGCATTTTTATGATTGCCTGTCTTTTCTAATACAGGAAAATAGATTGGAAATTAAAATCATCCGTCCTCGAGACAGTGTTGGCATATCACATCCTAAGCAAGGAGTGTTTAGCGATGCCTACAATTCCATTTGCTTTAATGGATCATGTAATTTCTCTCGGAATGCACTTATTGAAAATATTGAAAGTATATCTATAGACTGTGATTGGGATGGTAGTGTTGCAGAGAATAGGGTTCGGCACAATAAAGAATTATTTCAAACCGCTTTTGCTGAGCAGAATCCTAATTACGTATATGTTGATGCATCCAAAATTAGGAGTAATATACAAAATTGCTTCAGAAAGAAAGAGATAGAAGAGCTTCTCGAAGAGGAAGAAGAAATAATTCGAAAAGAAAAGAAAGAATATCCCATCAATAACAATGTTGCGTATGCATTAAAACGTACCCGGGAAAAAGTTAACAACGTTATTTCCTTAATTAAGGAGAAATATAATCATAGTGAGGAAGATCAGGATTTGCCTGCGTTCCCCTATGTCACAGGTCCACATGAATACCAAAATAAAGCCTTTGAAAAATGGGTTGCAAATAAGCAGAAAGGTCTATTTGCAATGGCTACTGGTACTGGTAAGACAATAACTTCTTTGAATTGTCTTCTTAATATATATAAAGGAAAAGCTGGTTGTTATAAAGCAATAATACTTGTACCAACTACCGTTCTTGTTGACCAATGGGCTGTCGAATGTAAAAAGTTTCACTTCGATAGCATAATAAAGGTTTACTCAAAAAATGTTTCTTGGAAGAAATCACTTGACAACATCATTTTGCAAGAGAAAATTAATGATGATAACAAACTTAATTATATCATAATTTCTACATATGCCTCATTTGCGCGAGATAATGTTTTTACAATTCTGACGCAACTCCCAAGAAAAAAGGTTCTATTTATAGCAGACGAGTGTCACAATATTGGGGCGGGTAAGATAAAAGTAAGATTACCATACATACCTTATGGTAGAAGGATTGGTTTATCTGCTACACCACAAAGGCAGTTTGATGATGCTGGAAATAATGCGATTAACGATTTTTTTGGTATAAAAGAAGATTATACCTTTGAATATACTATGCAGCAAGCTATACAGGAAGGTAAGCTGTGTCAATACTATTATTATCCTCATGTAGTATATCTCAATTCTGAAGAGATGCAAGAATACAATGAACTTTCCGTTAAGTTGGCAAAGTATTATTTAGTTGATAGTGACCGATTTAAAAAAGATGACATACTTATGTCGCTATTGTTGAAGAGAAAACGTATTATTCATAAAGCATCTGGAAAGAAGACTGTATTTTACGACATATTGAAAGATAGAATAAAAACTAATGGCTCTTTGAAATATTCTCTCATTTATGTCCCTGAAGGTAATGAGCCTGCGGAGTACTTTGATAATGACAGCGATAGTCAAGACACAATAAGTGATGATGTTGAAACTCAGCACCTTATTGATGAATATACTCGTATTGTAGCAGAGGTTGACCCTCATACAACTGTCATGCAGTTCACAAGTGAAACAGCTAATAGAGACGGGATACTCGAAAAATTTTCGAAAGGACAATTAGATGTCTTGACATCAATGAAATGTTTGGACGAAGGTGTTGATGTGCCTCGTAGCGAGATGGCGATATTCTGTGCTAGTACAGGAAACCCAAGACAGTTTATCCAACGTAGAGGACGAATATTGCGTACTCATGAAGATAAGAAGTATGCGATTATCCATGATCTGGTAGTTGCGCCTAAGATTGATTACGCTATGTCTTCTTACAAAATGGAACGCAATCTTTTGAACAACGAGATGAAAAGGGTTCGTGAGTTTGCTAATCTTTCACAGAATAGCAGTGATACAGTAAAAGAATTAGAAGATATTTTGACATATTATAATTTACCAATATTTTAA
- a CDS encoding phosphoadenosine phosphosulfate reductase produces the protein MTKVRHILGISGGKDSAALAIYLKKTYPSLKIEYYNSDTGCELAETETLINRLEAYLGKIERLRAAEGSPEPTPFHHFLKAMGGFLPSPQARWCTKKMKLDKFEEYVGDDYAVSYVGIRGDEDRDGYISSKPNIQAVFPFRKNIWSIDVINKFLHNENLEQITEIYERLCPEGFLKEEIMDTVKKPITKQFFYSKKMNALLDYDVKLFNHAVFEFLKTTDYPVGKLDEFPLLDNTDILVKDDIFRLLRESGVGVPAYYEEIPFEVDGETGTYCRSRSGCYFCFFQQKIEWIWLYEQHPDLFKKAMEFEKDGYTWNQNESLADLIKPERIRQIKLDIIRRQKESRANNKGTTLAEILGDDIMCTNCFI, from the coding sequence ATGACAAAAGTAAGACATATATTAGGAATTTCAGGTGGTAAGGATAGTGCTGCTCTCGCCATCTATCTGAAAAAGACGTACCCATCATTAAAGATTGAGTACTATAATTCAGATACCGGTTGTGAGTTGGCTGAAACCGAAACGCTGATTAATCGCCTGGAGGCCTATTTGGGTAAGATTGAAAGACTGAGAGCTGCCGAGGGTAGTCCTGAGCCAACACCATTCCACCATTTCTTAAAAGCTATGGGTGGTTTCTTACCTTCTCCCCAGGCTCGTTGGTGTACCAAAAAGATGAAACTCGATAAGTTCGAGGAATACGTTGGTGACGATTATGCAGTTTCGTATGTTGGTATTCGAGGCGATGAGGATCGTGATGGTTATATCTCTTCTAAGCCCAATATCCAAGCTGTATTCCCATTCCGTAAAAATATATGGAGCATTGACGTCATCAACAAGTTCTTGCACAATGAGAACCTGGAACAGATAACGGAAATATACGAGCGTCTTTGTCCAGAAGGGTTCCTCAAGGAAGAGATTATGGATACGGTAAAGAAACCGATTACCAAGCAGTTCTTTTATTCTAAGAAAATGAATGCATTACTTGATTACGACGTTAAGTTGTTTAATCATGCGGTGTTCGAGTTTCTTAAGACAACTGATTACCCAGTGGGGAAACTGGATGAGTTCCCCCTGCTTGATAATACCGACATATTGGTAAAGGACGATATTTTCAGATTACTGAGAGAAAGTGGAGTAGGAGTACCTGCCTATTACGAGGAAATACCTTTCGAAGTAGATGGCGAAACGGGAACCTATTGCCGCAGTCGTTCTGGTTGTTACTTCTGTTTCTTCCAGCAGAAGATAGAATGGATATGGCTCTATGAGCAACATCCCGACCTCTTTAAGAAAGCGATGGAGTTTGAAAAAGATGGATACACGTGGAATCAGAATGAGAGTTTAGCCGACCTCATTAAACCAGAACGTATCCGCCAGATAAAACTCGACATCATCCGTCGCCAAAAAGAAAGCCGAGCAAACAACAAGGGTACAACCCTTGCCGAGATCCTTGGTGATGATATCATGTGTACGAACTGTTTTATATAA
- a CDS encoding DUF4007 family protein, translated as MNASNKAKGVKYAFSGHESFPCKSLWLKKGYDFVVSGNDFNSPEAVIGLGVGKNMVASIRFWLKAFGVTASDKITWLGDYLFDEISGKDKYLEDIATLWLLHFNLVFSEEATLYKMFFCGVQRERTSFEREQVLTYVKLKMAEAGKATLYNENTVKKDVGVLLQNYCLPRKPQSNEDFSSLLIDLDLIRQNSEGKGYYFNVDGKRKVTKEIFLYGLLMLKEQEGDNTISFDTIQERVGLVFCMQDYETIEMLKLLANEYNQYFAYSDVAGIKQVQFIKELDVKHVLDNYYGTDI; from the coding sequence ATGAATGCAAGTAATAAGGCAAAAGGCGTGAAATACGCGTTTTCTGGTCACGAGTCATTCCCTTGTAAGTCGCTTTGGCTAAAGAAAGGGTATGATTTTGTCGTGTCAGGTAACGACTTTAATAGTCCAGAGGCTGTTATCGGATTGGGAGTTGGTAAGAATATGGTTGCTTCTATTCGATTCTGGCTAAAGGCTTTTGGTGTTACTGCGAGCGATAAGATAACCTGGCTTGGTGACTACCTCTTCGATGAAATAAGTGGTAAGGATAAGTATCTAGAAGATATTGCAACCTTGTGGTTACTCCATTTTAATTTGGTATTTTCTGAGGAAGCAACATTATATAAAATGTTCTTCTGTGGTGTACAGCGAGAACGTACAAGCTTTGAACGTGAACAGGTTTTGACCTATGTGAAGTTGAAAATGGCTGAAGCAGGGAAAGCTACATTGTATAATGAGAATACAGTTAAAAAGGATGTAGGTGTTTTGCTTCAGAACTATTGCTTACCCCGTAAGCCACAATCAAACGAAGACTTCTCATCATTGTTGATAGATCTTGATTTAATTCGCCAAAATTCAGAAGGTAAAGGTTATTACTTCAATGTAGATGGTAAACGTAAGGTTACCAAAGAGATATTCCTTTATGGCCTGTTGATGTTGAAGGAGCAAGAAGGTGATAATACCATCTCATTTGATACGATTCAAGAGAGAGTAGGACTTGTGTTCTGTATGCAGGACTATGAAACGATTGAGATGCTGAAGCTTTTGGCAAACGAGTATAATCAGTATTTCGCTTATAGCGATGTAGCTGGTATCAAACAAGTTCAATTCATTAAAGAGTTGGATGTTAAACATGTATTAGATAATTATTATGGCACGGACATTTAG
- a CDS encoding ATP-binding protein translates to MTTIQELIAECTAYDYKVALEESKPKSWLKSVSAFANGMGGSLFYGVNNEGIVVGLADVQHVCEAISCKIRDYMDPLPDVEMIPHRIDGMDVLQLKVKSGNYTPYYYVGDGQRIAFIRVGDESLPATSEQMLRLVLKGTNRTYDSLLTDYKVEDNSFAFLANTFKKRTGQEWDKKYLLSFGLVTEEGQLTNAGALFADYSPMSQSRLYCTRWDGKEKGDAINDAEYTGNVLLLLNEAMNFVKSNTKRGWEKLPDGRKNKPEYAERAVLEAMVNHFIHRDYTVMGSEVHLDIYDDRIVVTSPGGMYNGMLIQNLNIADVSSERRNPILANVMAQLDYMEKRGSGLTRICNETKALEGYRDELKPVFKSTPTQFQTIIYANAEEEVGVKDVTKDVGKDVVKELSERQIVILKILSLNSRISAKAMSEKMSEKNLNVERTIERDLAKLKKLGILTRKGGRKDGEWVLTDLGKSVFDKLTK, encoded by the coding sequence ATGACAACTATACAAGAACTGATAGCTGAATGTACAGCTTACGACTATAAAGTTGCACTCGAGGAAAGCAAACCTAAAAGCTGGCTTAAGAGTGTAAGCGCTTTTGCCAATGGCATGGGTGGTAGTCTGTTCTATGGTGTAAACAATGAGGGCATCGTAGTAGGACTAGCCGATGTGCAGCATGTGTGCGAAGCTATCAGTTGCAAGATTCGCGACTATATGGATCCTTTGCCAGATGTAGAAATGATTCCGCATAGGATAGACGGGATGGATGTACTACAGCTGAAGGTAAAGTCCGGTAATTACACACCATACTACTACGTGGGTGATGGTCAGCGCATTGCCTTTATACGTGTGGGCGACGAAAGCCTGCCAGCCACCTCCGAACAGATGCTACGTTTGGTTTTGAAAGGTACCAACAGGACTTACGACTCGCTGCTTACCGACTATAAAGTTGAGGACAACTCTTTTGCTTTCTTGGCAAATACTTTTAAAAAGCGAACCGGTCAGGAATGGGATAAAAAGTATCTCCTGTCTTTCGGACTTGTAACTGAAGAAGGTCAGCTTACCAATGCAGGTGCATTGTTTGCCGATTACAGTCCGATGTCGCAGTCGCGTCTGTATTGTACACGATGGGATGGCAAGGAGAAGGGCGATGCCATTAACGATGCTGAGTACACCGGTAACGTACTGCTATTGCTTAATGAGGCTATGAACTTTGTGAAATCTAACACCAAGCGTGGCTGGGAGAAACTGCCTGATGGTCGCAAAAACAAACCCGAGTATGCCGAGCGTGCCGTGTTAGAGGCAATGGTAAACCACTTTATCCATCGAGATTATACCGTGATGGGGTCCGAGGTACATCTGGATATTTACGACGATCGCATTGTTGTAACCTCGCCTGGCGGTATGTATAACGGCATGCTAATTCAGAATCTGAATATTGCCGATGTGTCTTCCGAGCGCCGCAACCCCATTCTTGCCAATGTGATGGCCCAGCTCGACTACATGGAGAAACGTGGAAGCGGATTAACCCGAATCTGCAATGAAACAAAGGCGCTGGAGGGCTACAGGGACGAATTGAAACCTGTATTCAAATCTACTCCCACTCAGTTCCAAACCATCATTTATGCCAATGCTGAGGAGGAAGTTGGCGTAAAAGATGTCACCAAAGATGTCGGAAAAGATGTCGTAAAAGAACTATCTGAGCGTCAGATAGTTATACTGAAAATATTGTCTCTTAATTCCAGGATTTCAGCAAAGGCCATGTCGGAAAAGATGTCGGAAAAGAATCTTAATGTAGAAAGAACTATCGAAAGAGATTTGGCAAAGTTGAAAAAGTTGGGCATCCTAACTCGAAAAGGTGGCCGCAAGGATGGCGAATGGGTACTAACAGATTTAGGTAAATCGGTATTTGATAAGCTTACAAAATAA
- a CDS encoding metallophosphoesterase yields MVNRNCNIVEYPRAKKIVVSGDIHGDFTQLVFKCCVQYEMTDTLIIVAGDCGFGFERPGYYEAVYNRCRDRLSKSNNWIAFIRGNHDNPAYFNRLPIKHQRWRTLSDYSVIKACGHTILCVGGATSIDRTLRMASNKFHLPNPADPLMPNLYWSNELPEFNKEKLNAIDQQCAVDTVITHTSPSFCELSSHNFLESWATHDADLLDDVRYERQVMDQIYDYLYSKNHPLSNWYYGHFHESWHAEIDQVRYHMLDIMELREIL; encoded by the coding sequence ATAGTGAACAGAAACTGCAATATAGTAGAATACCCTCGCGCCAAGAAAATCGTAGTTAGTGGCGATATTCATGGTGATTTTACTCAGCTCGTATTTAAGTGCTGCGTACAGTATGAAATGACCGATACACTTATCATTGTAGCTGGTGATTGTGGATTCGGTTTTGAAAGGCCCGGCTATTATGAGGCTGTTTACAATCGTTGTCGCGACCGGCTTTCAAAATCCAATAACTGGATAGCTTTTATAAGAGGAAATCATGATAATCCAGCTTATTTTAATAGACTACCAATCAAACACCAACGCTGGCGTACGCTAAGCGACTATTCGGTAATTAAAGCTTGTGGCCATACTATTCTCTGTGTAGGCGGAGCAACTTCCATCGACAGAACTCTTCGTATGGCTTCTAATAAATTTCATTTGCCCAATCCGGCTGATCCACTTATGCCAAATCTTTATTGGTCAAACGAGCTTCCTGAATTCAACAAGGAGAAGCTAAATGCGATAGATCAGCAATGTGCTGTTGACACCGTAATAACCCATACCTCGCCGTCATTTTGTGAGTTGTCATCTCACAATTTCTTGGAGAGTTGGGCTACACACGATGCTGATTTGTTAGACGATGTGAGATATGAGCGCCAGGTGATGGACCAGATCTATGATTATCTTTATAGCAAGAATCATCCTTTAAGTAATTGGTATTACGGACATTTCCACGAGAGCTGGCACGCCGAAATAGATCAGGTAAGATACCACATGCTCGATATAATGGAGTTAAGAGAGATTCTTTAA